A section of the Gammaproteobacteria bacterium genome encodes:
- a CDS encoding LysR family transcriptional regulator, giving the protein MINDLKAMAIFAEVIKMGSFRAAAKELNLAPSVVSYHISQLEKRVGVALIYRSTRHLSMTCQGELFHRSVVEMLSAARQGIEQLGGASVEPTGQLKISLPSALANSALNIKLAKFAKRYPKIRLSLSFSDNRENIIEKGIDIAIRAGALEDSNLKSKSLGEIKRLLVCTPEYYNQHDQPQHIDDLAHWHWIKLAQLPNVRKFYDANNQVKELTFSHQVSVDNVSAMSQFCQLGLGLATLGDYQVEDLIKKGQLVHILPHWRAQAIPLNALWAGNVPATSNIKRLLDFLKQD; this is encoded by the coding sequence ATGATTAATGACTTAAAAGCCATGGCTATTTTTGCCGAAGTAATCAAAATGGGCTCTTTTAGAGCGGCCGCTAAAGAATTGAACTTAGCGCCATCGGTGGTGAGTTATCATATTTCACAACTAGAAAAACGGGTAGGTGTTGCATTAATTTATCGCTCAACTCGCCACTTATCAATGACTTGTCAAGGTGAGTTGTTTCATCGAAGTGTGGTTGAAATGTTAAGCGCTGCAAGGCAAGGCATTGAACAACTTGGTGGCGCGAGTGTTGAGCCAACAGGGCAGTTAAAAATATCTTTACCGTCGGCCTTAGCTAACTCTGCGCTTAATATAAAACTTGCGAAGTTTGCAAAGCGTTATCCGAAAATACGTTTAAGTTTATCTTTTAGTGATAACCGCGAAAATATCATTGAAAAAGGTATCGATATTGCTATTCGGGCTGGTGCTCTTGAAGACAGCAACCTTAAGTCTAAAAGTTTGGGTGAAATTAAACGCTTGCTAGTGTGCACTCCAGAATATTACAACCAACACGATCAACCCCAGCACATTGACGACTTAGCACACTGGCATTGGATTAAGCTGGCACAACTGCCCAATGTCCGAAAGTTTTATGATGCGAACAACCAAGTCAAAGAGCTAACTTTTTCGCATCAAGTGAGTGTTGATAATGTCAGTGCAATGAGCCAATTTTGTCAACTAGGGCTTGGCTTAGCAACGCTCGGCGACTATCAAGTCGAAGACTTAATAAAAAAGGGACAGTTGGTGCATATATTGCCACACTGGCGAGCGCAAGCTATACCATTAAACGCGTTGTGGGCTGGCAATGTACCCGCCACCAGTAACATAAAGCGGTTGTTAGACTTCTTAAAGCAGGACTAA
- a CDS encoding LysE family translocator, giving the protein MTLIIAMFAFSLSMSISPGPVNLICLSSGLNYGFKRTLPFISGATVGFVLLLTTIGLGLSTITSEYSLVFNTLKYLGSAFIGYMGINVFLSAGKLEINKNYAAKPTFKQGLLLQWLNPKAWVACMAGSAAFNAANSPETLGLFVTIYFMVCYCGIACWALVGVKISKLLTQPKQLKIINRLMGIALGAVAIYLSVI; this is encoded by the coding sequence ATGACACTTATTATTGCGATGTTCGCTTTTTCTTTATCAATGTCAATCTCGCCCGGGCCAGTCAACTTGATTTGTTTATCGAGTGGGCTTAATTATGGTTTTAAACGAACCCTACCCTTTATCAGCGGCGCCACTGTTGGTTTTGTGTTGTTATTAACGACCATTGGATTAGGGCTTAGTACGATAACCAGTGAGTATTCACTGGTCTTTAATACGTTAAAGTATTTAGGTAGCGCCTTTATCGGCTATATGGGTATTAATGTTTTCTTATCCGCAGGAAAACTCGAGATCAATAAAAACTATGCGGCCAAGCCAACCTTTAAACAAGGGCTGTTGTTACAGTGGTTAAACCCTAAAGCTTGGGTTGCCTGTATGGCTGGGTCTGCGGCATTTAACGCCGCTAATTCTCCAGAGACCTTGGGCTTATTTGTGACTATCTACTTTATGGTATGTTATTGCGGCATCGCTTGTTGGGCATTGGTTGGGGTAAAAATAAGTAAGCTGCTAACCCAGCCTAAACAGCTTAAAATTATAAATCGACTCATGGGCATAGCACTTGGCGCTGTCGCCATTTATTTGAGCGTTATTTGA